A single window of Cryptococcus depauperatus CBS 7841 chromosome 2, complete sequence DNA harbors:
- a CDS encoding pantoate-beta-alanine ligase — translation MSNRVTIPRLLLKTVLSTRQITTSNHPRIPVVKSLAQLRRWRRAAREKGLEVGCVPTMGALHEGHLNLVRESMSQNPLTVMTVFVNPMQFAPHEDLEAYPRQLDQDISRLSTLLSPSHNVSSALRGLGISENDAWRAVSPRAEDGKEGIGPLLVFTPDVNTMYPLKGELQNMGTHKGLEVDVRGWGDVLEGASRPQFFKGVATVCTKLFNAVEPDHAYFGQKDIQQALLLKILVQDLLLSHPTPSNLHIVPTTRSSTGLALSSRNAYLSPPELFVSPVLYRALSQGVAAFETHMSTSQRLTGEQILATANNVVLAEQERIGRVSVEEGGGVDLKIDYIELFDKNTLAPIRGDVSGKELVLTGALWVNHVDLLQTFVAVAVAVTRAAIHHAVSSSIPSYPHTLIPSYPHTLTSTNNSHDSPTSASWTPSPSPLQWNQTDPSITAHQLGHKPRGG, via the exons ATGTCGAATAGAGTAACAATACCACGGCTTTTGCTCAAGACGGTTCTGTCCACCCGTCAAATAACCACCTCAAACCATCCTCGTATTCCTGTGGTTAAGAGCTTGGCTCAGCTAAGGCGCTGGAGGAGAGCAGCGAGGGAAAAGGGCTTGGAGGTTGGGTGTGTTCCAACG ATGGGAGCACTTCACGAGGGTCATTTAAACCTTG TGCGGGAATCTATGAGTCAAAATCCTTTGACCGTGATGACAGTGTTTGTGAACCCTATGCAG TTTGCACCACATGAAGATCTGGAAGCCTATCCTCGTCAACTCGATCAAGATATCTCACGCCTCTCTACGctcctctctccttctcacAATGTGTCTTCAGCATTACGAGGATTGGGTATATCTGAGAACGACGCCTGGCGTGCAGTTTCTCCGCGAGCagaggatggaaaagagggAATAGGACCGCTCCTTGTGTTTACACCCGATGTGAATACAATGTATCCTCTGAAAGGAGAACTACAAAACATGGGGACTCACAAGGGTTTAGAAGTCGATGTGAGAGGGTGGGGTGATGTCTTGGAGGGCGCGTCAAGAC CCCAGTTTTTCAAAGGAGTTGCGACAGTCTGCACCAAGCTCTTTAACGCCGTCGAG CCGGATCACGCGTATTTTGGTCAAAAAGACATTCAACAGGCgctgctgttgaagatTC TCGTCCAGGATCTCCTCCTTTCACATCCCACTCCATCCAACCTACACATCGTCCCCACCACACGCTCGTCTACCGGCCTGGCCCTCTCGTCAAGAAACGCCTACCTCTCGCCCCCGGAACTCTTTGTTTCTCCAGTCCTCTACCGAGCGTTGAGTCAAGGTGTGGCTGCTTTCGAAACGCACATGTCCACATCACAACGACTGACAGGAGAGCAAATACTCGCCACGGCAAACAATGTTGTCCTCGCGGAGCAGGAAAGAATTGGACGGGTctctgttgaagaaggtggTGGAGTTGACCTGAAAATAGACTATATAGAGTTGTTCGACAAGAATACACTTGCGCCGATCAGAGGGGACGTGAGCGGGAAAGAATTGGTTCTGACTGGCGCATTGTGG GTCAACCATGTCGATTTGCTGCAGACCTTTGTGGCTGTGGCTGTGGCTGTGACACGAGCC GCTATCCACCACGCGGTTTCCTCCTCCATACCCTCATACCCTCATACCCTCATACCCTCATACCCTCATACCCTCACATCCACCAACAACTCCCACGACTCACCAACCTCGGCCTCATGGACTCCAAGCCCATCTCCGTTACAGTGGAACCAAACAGATCCTTCGATCACCGCACACCAGCTCGGTCATAAGCCGCGTGGCGGATAG
- a CDS encoding peptidyl-prolyl cis-trans isomerase-like 3 translates to MSVTLHTNLGDIKIEIFCETVPRTAENFLALCASGTYDNTIFHRNIRGFMVQGGDPTGTGKGGMSIYGRAFADEIRQTLKFNARGIVAMANAGPDTNKSQFFITYAKQPSLDGKYSIFGKVIDGLEVLDSMERVPVTPKHRPLEEIKLSNVTIHANPIANQAK, encoded by the exons ATG TCTGTTACCTTACATACCAACCTTGGGGATATTAAG ATAGAGATCTTTTGCGAAACAGTACCTCGGACGGCAGAAAACTTTTTGGCTTTATGTGCTTCTGGAACCTATGACAACACCATTTTTCATCGGAATATTAGAGGATTTATGGTACAAGGAGGAGATCCAACAGGAACTGGCAAGGGAGGAATGAGCATATATGGAAGAGCTTTTGCGGACGAAATACGGCAGACTCTAAAG TTTAATGCTAGAGGTATTGTAGCAATGGCAAATGCTGGACCTGACACGAACAAATCTCAA TTTTTCATAACATATGCCAAACAACCAAGTTTGGATGGTAAATACTCTATATTCGGAAA GGTTATCGATGGTTTGGAAGTGCTCGATTCGATGGAAAGAGTGCCCGTAACCCCCAAACACCGTCCATTAGAGGAGATCAAATTATCGAATGTTACTATACATGCCAATCCCATCGCCAATCAAGCAAAGTAG
- a CDS encoding DNA repair protein (mre11), with product MSMLRKPSEEAASEQGEVPPSIVQTDPDNCFRILLATDNHIGYAEKDSVRGQDSINTFREILELAQNNDVDFILLAGDLFHENRPSRTCLHQTIALLREFTLGDKPVSFELLSDPMDGATPGFSFPAVNYEDPNLNIAIPVFSIHGNHDDPQGTGPEGALCALDVLSVSGVLNYFGKLDLIADETAQDDNPEKGIRIKPILLRKGDTHLALYGCGNVKDSRMHYELRSNRVKMYMPASEDIPENDWFNILLVHQNRVKHGPQQFVPEGMFDDSIRLVIWGHEHDCRITPEKVEGKNYFITQPGSSVATSLAPGEAIPKHVGLLSIQGSQFQLEEIPLKTVRPFEMDEVVLSYAAEQGAVNLGDRDSITVFLREQVEALIENAKQNWKERNGDDAKKMMLPLIRLKVETTEAKEMVNPVRFGQEFMDRVANPRSILQYYRRKKATERKPKNNPDMPYMDDEEYEDDPTTLTTDEQLSKLRMATLVKQYLKAQNLEVLVENGMEDAIMKFVDKDDKDAIKDFVSDTLKWVGKNMQEKELEEGDVEEAMAAAKETAVNRYEEAHPIPLQKGQGELKQRDSDNDSMLAEDDNAMDMDSDHTDKRASVRSSVTSGKERRKQPAHATSSKNRNKPPLFVEASEDEEEEELEPAHKKGRERSTATKKTLGKVPVKKEHTKAPARKAAATSRSARGGMAQSQLIFSRAGVGKPSKPIELSDSD from the exons ATGTCGATGTTACGAAAGCCTTCAGAAGAAGCTGCAAG TGAGCAAGGAGAAGTACCTCCCAGCATTGTTCAAACTG ATCCTGACAA CTGCTTTCGGATTCTTCTTGCTACCGATAATCACATTGGTTACGCCGAGAAGGACTCTGTTCGAGGTCAAGATTCCATCAATACTTTTCGAGAAATCTTGGAACTTGCTCAGAACAATGATGTGGACTTTATTCTTCTCGCTGGGGATTTGTTTCATGAGAATAGGCCAAGCCGGACATGTCTTCACCAGACAATAGCTCTTTTGAGAGAGTTTACGCTTGGGGATAAGCCTGTATCG TTTGAGCTTTTGAGCGACCCAATGGATGGAGCAACCCCCGGATTCTC CTTTCCTGCAGTGAATTACGAAGACCCGAATCTGAATATTGCTATTCCtgtcttttccatccaCGGTAATCATGATGATCCCCAGGGGACTGGTCCGGAAGGGGCGCTTTGCGCTCTTGATGTCCTTTCTGTTTCTGGAGTTCTCAATTATTTTGGTAAACTTGATTTGATCGCCGACGAGACCGCCCAAGACGATAATCCAGAGAAGGGCATACGCATTAAACCAATTTTGCTACGAAAAGGCGATACCCATTTGGCGCTCTATGGCTGTGGAAACGTCAAAGACTCACGGATGCACTACGAGTTGAGATCAAATCGGGTTAAAATGTATATGCCTGCAAGTGAAGATATTCCAGAAAACGACTGGTTCAACATCTTGCTTGTACACCAAAACAg AGTTAAGCATGGACCTCAACAGTTTGTGCCGGAAGGCATGTTTGACGACTCCATCCGCCTGGTAATTTGGGGCCACGAGCACGACTGTCGAATAACCccagaaaaagttgaaggcAAAAATTACTTTATAACTCAGCCAGGCAGTTCGGTCGCGACATCACTTGCTCCTGGCGAAGCAATTCCAAA ACATGTTGGACTTCTCTCAATCCAAGGTTCCCAGTTTCAGCTTGAAGAAATTCCACTCAAAACTGTCCGTCCGTTTGAAATGGACGAAGTCGTGCTTTCATATGCCGCGGAGCAGGGTGCTGTCAATCTGGGTGATAGAGATAGTATAACAGTTTTCTTACGGGAGCAGGTAGAAGCATTGATTGAGAATGCTAAACAGAATTGGAAGGAAAGGAATGGGGACGATGCGAAGAAAATGATGCTACCTCTTATACGGTTAAAG GTTGAGACGACTGAAGCTAAGGAGATGGTCAACCCTGTTAGATTCGGTCAAGAATTCATGGACCGTGTAGCCAATCCTCGCAGTATATTGCAGTACTATCGTAGAAAAAAAGCGACAGAGAGAA AACCCAAAAACAATCCGGATATGCCCTATATGGATGACGAAGAATATGAAGATGATCCAACGACCCTGACGACTGATGAACAATTATCTAAACTTCGCATGGCAACTTTAGTAAAGCAATATCTCAAAGCCCAGAACCTGGAGGTCTTGGTAGAGAATGGAATGGAAGATGCTATCATGAAGTTTGTCGATAAGGATGATAAGGACGCTATTAAAGA TTTTGTGTCTGATACTTTAAAATGGGTTGGGAAAAACatgcaagaaaaagaacttGAAGAGGGTGATGTCGAAGAAGCT ATGGCtgcagcaaaagagac TGCCGTCAATCGATATGAGGAGGCTCATCCCATCCCACTTCAG AAAGGCCAAGGTGAATTGAAGCAGCGAGATTCTGATAACGACAGCATGC TCGCTGAAGACGATAATGCGATGGATATGGATTCAGACCATACGGACAAGCGAGCATCGGTGAGAAGCTCAGTAACTAGTGgtaaagagagaagaaagcaacCGGCTCATGCTACTTCATCCAAGAACAGGAATAAGCCACCACTT TTTGTTGAAGCATcagaagacgaggaagaagaagaattggaGCCTGCACACAAAAAGGGCAGAGAACGCTCTACTGCTACGAAAAAGACGCTGGGAAAAGTGCCAGTCAAGAAAGAACATACAAAAGCACCTGCTAGAAAAGCTGCTGCCACGAGCAGGTCTGCTAGAGGAGGTATGGCTCAATCTCAATTGAT CTTCTCAAGGGCCGGTGTGGGAAAGCCTTCGAAACCCATCGAGCTCTCTGATTCTGATTGA